One window of Catonella massiliensis genomic DNA carries:
- a CDS encoding transglutaminase domain-containing protein: MKKTNHKLVGLALLYLSTTFTFSGNVPVYAGTVENLPIEGSVALNQNAILTRKQLVNAFIKHITDLDRDFTLVISNQALKNEPKAFEDFWEELTKYPQYNDIIEHANIDRTLTYDYNGYFTWQVRVSYDITKAEAKKILDDVQPIIKTEKELTDLMLLHAKNLDRDFHINLDKNALDLNNTKKYTAFWEKLYAIPEFNDISRYYKNFNSIKSTYNGYYKWIIKTDYEITKKEVNHLEDFVENWVDKHIKDSMSDEEKVRAINDYIVSQYRYTFGDNRNYLTRGKSVKDEKLGKYSVYSSFALLYKKGGVCDAKAKLFYRLATEAGLDTIYITGYVNKTTLHAWNMVRVDGKWYHVDATWNRGQKSWMNEYQYYNTRDYYLKGDLSMKKGHHEWDAHKYPVANKDYALKADAK; encoded by the coding sequence ATGAAAAAGACAAACCATAAGCTGGTTGGTTTGGCGTTATTATACTTAAGTACGACTTTTACATTTTCAGGAAATGTGCCTGTATATGCAGGTACTGTAGAGAATTTACCTATAGAAGGAAGCGTAGCACTTAACCAAAATGCCATACTAACAAGAAAGCAGCTAGTAAATGCTTTTATTAAGCACATAACCGATCTGGACAGGGATTTTACCCTGGTTATCAGTAATCAGGCACTTAAGAATGAGCCAAAGGCTTTTGAGGATTTCTGGGAGGAACTTACCAAATATCCTCAGTACAACGACATAATAGAGCATGCCAATATAGACCGTACTTTGACCTATGATTATAACGGATACTTCACCTGGCAGGTAAGAGTAAGCTATGATATAACAAAGGCAGAGGCTAAGAAGATACTTGATGATGTACAGCCTATAATAAAGACAGAAAAAGAGCTTACCGACCTTATGTTACTTCACGCAAAGAATCTGGACAGAGATTTCCATATTAATCTGGATAAAAATGCCCTTGATTTAAATAACACAAAGAAGTACACAGCTTTTTGGGAAAAGCTCTATGCAATACCTGAATTTAACGATATCAGCAGGTATTACAAGAATTTTAATTCCATAAAAAGCACTTACAACGGTTATTATAAGTGGATAATAAAGACTGATTATGAGATTACCAAAAAAGAGGTAAATCATCTGGAAGACTTTGTAGAGAACTGGGTAGATAAGCATATCAAGGACAGTATGAGCGATGAGGAAAAGGTCAGGGCAATCAATGACTACATCGTATCCCAGTACAGGTATACCTTTGGTGACAACAGAAACTACCTCACAAGAGGCAAAAGCGTAAAAGATGAAAAGTTAGGCAAATACTCCGTGTATAGCTCTTTTGCCCTGCTTTATAAGAAGGGCGGCGTCTGTGATGCCAAGGCTAAGCTCTTTTACAGGCTTGCAACCGAGGCCGGACTTGATACAATCTACATAACAGGTTATGTAAACAAGACTACCTTACACGCTTGGAACATGGTACGAGTAGACGGCAAATGGTATCATGTGGATGCTACCTGGAACCGTGGTCAAAAAAGCTGGATGAACGAGTACCAGTATTATAATACCAGAGACTATTACCTAAAAGGCGATCTCTCTATGAAAAAAGGCCACCACGAGTGGGATGCCCACAAGTATCCTGTGGCAAATAAGGATTATGCATTAAAGGCTGATGCTAAATAA
- a CDS encoding HTH domain-containing protein, which produces MEEILKEILHIPVKEKAFDGENKLPLLLLGLYDIKVFMIGKKSVYMIQPKEHVSLPQLKKHFAKLKMLLGEDCILYADKYTQYGIFRLIELNIPFIFGNNNIYLPNLGIRIHDKPKAKLPDVKQFSPFTQKLVLMALYCGWKTISGKEIAEFLKVSRMTVNRALIELEALSLPLTEIKGKTKYFKNDFSKKELFGVCEEYLVSPVKKTVKLKHIPDYTFVKSGGSAIAEYSLLGESAYPVFAIDREGYSKLEIKQEEIVAKGEEPACIIQIHRYLIDKNGVVDPISAILSMSSSELEDARVEQAIEETKEGVFNGRWT; this is translated from the coding sequence ATGGAGGAGATATTAAAAGAGATATTACATATCCCTGTTAAAGAAAAGGCTTTTGATGGGGAAAATAAACTTCCGTTGCTATTACTTGGGCTTTATGACATTAAAGTATTTATGATAGGCAAAAAAAGTGTGTATATGATTCAACCAAAAGAACATGTATCTCTTCCACAATTAAAAAAACACTTCGCCAAGCTTAAAATGCTACTGGGTGAAGACTGTATTTTATATGCTGACAAGTACACACAGTATGGGATTTTTAGATTAATTGAACTTAATATTCCGTTTATATTTGGCAATAACAATATTTATCTTCCCAATCTAGGCATACGGATTCATGATAAACCAAAGGCGAAATTGCCTGATGTAAAGCAGTTTTCTCCATTCACACAGAAGCTTGTATTGATGGCCTTATACTGTGGATGGAAGACTATTTCAGGGAAAGAAATCGCGGAATTCCTTAAAGTCTCAAGAATGACTGTAAATAGGGCCTTAATTGAACTGGAAGCCCTTTCTTTACCACTTACGGAAATTAAAGGAAAAACTAAATATTTTAAAAATGATTTTTCTAAGAAAGAATTATTTGGAGTATGTGAAGAGTACCTGGTAAGCCCTGTAAAAAAGACTGTGAAATTAAAGCATATTCCTGATTATACATTTGTAAAAAGTGGGGGTTCTGCTATTGCTGAATACTCTTTGCTTGGAGAAAGTGCCTATCCGGTTTTTGCTATAGATAGGGAAGGATATAGTAAACTTGAGATAAAACAGGAAGAAATAGTAGCAAAGGGAGAAGAACCTGCCTGTATTATCCAGATTCATAGATATTTAATTGATAAAAATGGCGTAGTTGATCCAATTAGCGCAATACTATCTATGTCTAGTAGTGAATTGGAAGATGCCAGAGTTGAGCAGGCAATTGAGGAGACTAAGGAAGGAGTTTTCAATGGTAGGTGGACTTAA